The Brassica oleracea var. oleracea cultivar TO1000 chromosome C6, BOL, whole genome shotgun sequence genomic interval AGAGCGCCTTGAGGGAACACTTTGCTTCATGTGGAGAGATCACAAGGGTCTCTGTTCCCATTGACCGTGAAACTGGTGGTTCGAGAGGGTGTGTGACATTACTCCACTTTACTGTTACCACTTTCTCATGATGCTAACTAGTTTTTTTTGTTTTGTTTTTATTTTTTAACAGAATTGCTTACGTTGAATTCAAAGAAGGCACAAAGAAGGCGTTTGAACTTAATGGTAGTGACATGGGAGGATGGAATATCGTCGTTGATCAGCCTAGACAGAAGGAGAACAACAATAGTGGTGGTGGATTCAATGGTGGAAGGAGCGGAGGAAGAGATAATTTCCGTGGTCGTGGCAGAGGAAGAGATAATTTCCGTGGCAGAGGAAGAGACAACGGTCGTGGAAGGCCTAGTTTCACTTCTCAAGGTATTTAACATGAATTTGTTTATTTGATCTTTGTTCAAGAACCCAACTTCTCACTGATTCTTTGTTTATTGTGGCAGCTAAGAAGACTGTCTTCAGCGACGAGTAGAAAGCTTGTAAAGCTTGTAGAAGATAATGAATGCTCTTTATGTTTTTTTTAAGTCTTAACTTATGATACTTCAGTGTCTTTTTTTTGTTTTTGTTTTTTTTTCTTTTTCTCAGAACCGTTGAATTTTTGGTGTTAATGTTAAATTAAGCTCAGTCTTGAGTACTTTTGCTGTTATATCATTGTCTTTCCCTTCGTTAATCCTACAAGTTATTTTGATTAATAAGTAGACATAAACATCTCTCAAAAGGATGCAAAGTTACATTTCCCAGAATGTTAATAAAGTTAGTAGTAACTTAAGACTGATACTTTAGCCTGAGGACCACCTTGTACATAGACAAAATCATGTGTTTGTTCGGCTCTCAAAATCTTTTGCCACCGAGGAAGCTGGTAGGTATTCTTTTGCCCTGTTGGGATTAGACCCCATATTGGTCCCGAGAGGTCTTCAATCTTAAGCTTGAGATCCGATATCTGTTTCTGAGAACTGTTCTTGATGATCACTTTGTGTCTGTAGTACCTCGTGTTCCCAGCCATCCAGTTGGCAGTTATTGAATGCAGAAACTCGATTGGTGCACCTGATTGCTTTGGAGTGTATGTTGTTGGTGTTGCTTTGTAAGAGGTAGCTGTGAGATTTTTCAGAAAAATAAGAATCAGACACTGCTTGAAAAGACAAGACGTGCATAGCAGTAAAAATGAAATTAACCTTGTTGTTTTGTTGTTTGGTAAGGTTTGGAATATCCTCCTCCGTAAGACCCTACAGAGAGTTTAGCAAATAGACCAACGAGTGGGGCTGTTCCTGAGAGAGTTGGTTCTGATTGCTCGTAGTTTGTCCGGTCATCGGAATAGTTATCATTCTGGTCTGGTCCACCAACAAGAGCACCATAGATAACATTAGGATCAGCTTGAGACCTTCTATACCAAGAATCAAATCCTTGTACACAGCTCACAGAAGAACGTTGAACAAAGATTGACGGGACCGAAGCGCCTCTATGGTGAACTCGGATTGGATATTTTGGTCCATATCCAACTAAGTAACTCATTCCTTGACGGTTCTTTCCAAGAATGTAATCAGCCTGCAAGTGGTTAAAAACTGGGTTACTGCACTAAAATCAAGAAAAATGTTTTGGTTCTTGAAAGATTTGGTTTTACCTGAGATCTAGCAAAGTCTAGAAGTGCTTGAGGTTGAACCGAACCATCAGGACAGTTGAGTTTAGCGTTTGCTGCAGAGAGATGGTCAGAATAAACCGCAAGAAGAAACGCAGCCGCAGATGAATATTGCAGATTGTTCCACTCTCTAACATACATCAAACCACCTGTAATGTCACCATTAAAGAACTCAGCAGATTTTACTAGCCATTAGATTTGTTTATGACTTAAAGCTGTACTAGTTTACATACCAGGAGTTGTTCGAATGTTGTAGCCACCAGGAGTTGTTTGAATGTTGTAGCCACCATTTTTCTTGAGACAAGCACAAGCGAAGTAATCAGCCTTCATCTGATACTGCTTCAATGTTGAAGTATACGGACCGCCTTTACCTTCTAACAAGACCTATGCACACATACAGAAATCAAACAAAAATCATGATTAGCATTCTTGAAACTGGCAAAAGAATATTTTTGAAGAAACCAGTTTTGGTTTACCTTGGAGAGAAGGACTTGAACACCAGCGTATTTGTTATCCCAAGAGAACTCTTTCATCCCCCAGCCAGTTCCACCCATGTAACCGGCATTGTCTATAGTGTATTTTAAGTAGTACTGGTCCCCGGTGGCACGGTGTAGCCAAGCTACAGCCCAAAGAAGCTCATCCTTCAAAACATTTACACAATATAGACTGTTATCAGAGAATTCAGAGAAGGAAAAATGTTGAGAGATTAGATCAAAGGTGTTACACCGAGTAACCAGATGACATGTAGAAAGCTTTTGCATTTGGGATTGAATCAGTGTATAATCCTCTGTATTTGTCAGCAAATGAGAAGAGCTGAAAACACACAACAACAAAGATCCAAATGTTCAGAATCTTAACCGACCGGTTCATAGTGTGTGGACAAAGTAAGTTAAACCGACCGGTTCATAGTGTGTGGACAAAGTAAGTTAAACCGGATTTCTAATCAAAAACCGAACCGGAACTTTGACCAAAGCTCAAAATTTGTGATACCAAAATAAACATAACCAAACAACTGCCTAAAACCATTGACATTTCAAATGAGAAAAACGGAGGAAGGAAATAACCAAACCAAAATAAACCAAACCAAACCGAGAGGAAGAAAAACAAACCTCTTTGGCATGGCTTAAGAGGATAGTAGAGTAAGAGGAGTTATAAGGCTTGAAAGCCAAAGAAGGAGCGGCAAAAGCAGCAGCGGTTTCACCAGCTAAGTCTGAGCCAGGATGGTACTGGTCAAGCTTATAAGCTGTTCTGGAAGTTGTCATGTCTTCAGCACGTTGCCAACAGTAATGGTCTGATTGTCCATCTCCAACTTGACCCCATAGAACATTAGGCTGAGGATGAGCTTTGATGAAGTAATCAGTAACCCATCGGATTGACCACAATGTCTGTTGCATCTGGTTCAGACCGGATAGCTCTTTCCGGTTATCAACCGCAGCCCACGATAGCATTGTCACTGAGAAAGCCATTGGTAAACCAAATTTCACATGGTCTCCTGCATCATAATATCCTCCTTCCAAGCTCACCTGTTCATTCATATATACACCAACCTCAGTATCATTAGATAAACTATTTTTTTACTGGTTTGTTTTAAATAAACATGTATAAATCCAAGAACATTAATTATATGTAAGCAATGTGAGTATGTTATATGGGACTTACGCCTTGAGCAAGACCATCCTTGAGACCAGAATGGCCACGCCATTTGACGCGTAGAGTAGCAGGCAACTTCCCTGATCGTTGAGCCTCAAAGAACAAGAAGGTCTTGTCAAGGGCACTTCCGTAATTGTAGTACTCTGCGGCGGTGGTGGCTGCCGCTAGAAGAACGGTCAGTAATAGGCTTACACCCAACAAAGACCCACCAAACTTACTCATTTCTCTATCAATGTTAGTTTTAAGTTCCCAAGAAATGTTCTTTGTTCAGAATTGTGTGATGCGAGTTGGTATATATATTGGAGAGAGAGAGTTTGTGTCCCTGGTGAGAGAGAGGAATGAACAGAATCATGTAGGTACACATTTGTCTGAACAATCATTGTCTCTGTCTTAATTTGTGTTCGTGTGTGTTTTGTGTTGTTTGATAATATACTAGTTGTGTGGCTCTCACGTTTTCTTAGAGCTTCTCACGTTGTACCTTGAGAGTTTTATGCCGAAGCTGAACCAATATTGACTTACCACGTGTATTTCTTATTAGCCGTGAACGTGATATCGACCATCTATATGAATAGAAGAATAGAAGAATAGAAGAATGTATCTTGTATAAAAATAATTTAGAATTGTTTTAAGAATAATATATGGGTTGATTTTTGTTGTGTCAACAGGCAAGCTTTCGTTCGTTGGTCTTCACATCTTGCGATACTTTTTTTCCTTTGTCTTTTAAATGATTTATATGTTCCACCGTTGTCGTTTTCGTAACATGTTTGAACTAGGATGTGCGATTAGACCGCACTCCAACAATATCGTAACATCAATTTGATAATATTGTACTTTATATGTAATCTATATATAAATTCAATCGTTTTGGCGATTTTATTTGTGTGTTGCTACATTGTTTTTGGTAAAACGTTAAATATTATACCAATTTTCAAGTTTGTGACAGAAATTATAAAGAAAACTAGTAGTAAATTACGAAATTTAAACTAAACATTAAAAATTAAAACCTAATGCGACAAAAGATTAACCCCCAACAGGAGCACGGACTAGAAACCAGGTAAGCAACAAAAACGAGCACGGACCAAAGCAACCGGAGTGGTCGAGGTCGGGAGCCCGGCACCGTGAGCAACCTAAACAAAGGCGCCCTCCCTTGAACGATATTAGTGACGTATGACAATGGCGGACGATGCGTTTAGTAGTCCTTAATAATGCAATAGAGTAGAAGATAAGTCCATCAAGCTTATGTATTTGACTCCAGTTGCTCTTACTGTTCTTGGAAGACCATTGGTTGAGCATATTTCCATGACTACTAATTGTGGTATGAAGCCACTTAGTAGAAAGGGTGCACAGACGCCAATAATTTTTTGTTAAATTAATGTAATTGTAAAAGAATTTTAAATGTGCATTCATTAAAATATATTGTGCACCTATTAAAATTTACATTTAGCCCAAAGAAAAAAAAACTATCCTCTACAGCTCAATTAGATTGTCTATTTTTTCTGTTAAAACCCTAACTATTCGTTCAACTTTTTTAATCGCTCAAGTTTCTTCAAAAACCTGCAAGAGCAAACCATCAATTCGACATAATTTTCTTCTTTTGTCTACCTTATAAAACTGGTAACTAATTTAGTATTCTTTTTGTTAATGTTTTCAGTTGTTCCAACAATTATTTAAACAGCCTATGGATTTTTGTTATGTCGTAAAAGTCCAAAAGTCATAGATGGTGGCTTTACCTAATAGTCCAACAATAGTTAAATAGATTAAGATTCGCGCTTTGCGCGGAATAAACATTATATATAAAAATTATTTAATGTATTAAAAGTCAGCAACTATTAAATATATAATTAAATTGGTGCGAACATATAAATCAATTTTATTAATCTAAAAATATATATTTTTAATATTTGATAAAATATGTAATTAAATTTAAATGATACTAACATACATAGTACATTTTAGTATATTTTTAATATTAATGTCTATTAAATGATGATTTCTACTCATATAGTTTTTTTTGATCATTTGTATTTTTTATAGAAAAAAAATTAAATTACTGATAACAAAATTTTCATTGTGGGATTAATAGTTTTAATTTTTTTTAATTTTTTAAAAAATAAGTTGTCAATGTTCGTTCAAAACTTTTACCAAAAAATTGTTCAAAATAAATTTTGAAACTATAAGATTTATGTATTTTATATGGTTTATAGTTTAATTTAAAACGATATATATATATATATATATATATTAATCTTAATAATTAATTAAATTATACTTTTTAATTATATAATTTTGTAATCATTTGAATGTGAGACTTTTAACAGTTTTAGTAATTTATAGTCGTTTTTAAAAATTCAAAATATAACATATACAGAAAAATCTAATTTTTTTATTATATGGTTATTGTGGTTGTTTAATTTATTTAATAGTTTAATATTAAACAAATATGATAGAAGATACAATAATTTTTATCAAATCTTTATTATTCAAAATCATTAATTGTCATATATACTTTAGCCACATTAGGCAATTCCGTAAATTCTATTTAAGAAAATAATAAAATACATTAATAATGAATTTATTGTAAGTTTAATAAAAAGTTTATTATATAATTAGATGGACCAACATATTTCTCTAATGATTATAAGAATCATCCTAGTGGTCGATGACACGTGGCTACAAAAAGAAGTTGTAATGTTTCTCAAATAATATATAGGGGATGATCATGTTCGATTGTTTTCAAATTGTTGTATTTATACTTTTCAGAAAGAAAATCAAGTTTTCGTGAATCTTTGATCTATGGAAAACGAAGAAATAAAAATATACACAACATAAATGTTTTATTATATTTTCTTATTGATATGCAAAAGTATTTTTCCCATTTCCAGAAATGAATTATGCCATATGAAAAATGTACATTATATTTTATGTATTTTCCTTTAATTCTTTTCAATTTTCCTTTTTGAAATATTTTTTCTTCTTTTCACTTATTATATATTTATATTCCATTTTCATATATATAATTTAAGTATTTTACTGATAATAACATTATATATTTCATAATTAATCAAATTATAAGTAATCAATTAATAAAGATGAATATAAAATTTGATGGACTATGGAAGGTACCTGAATCTTGCCTTTTGGCAATCTTATGGACAGTTTCGACATCGATGGCTGGAGTTTTTCTATTTAAGAGTTCGGTGGCAAAAGGACCTTGGTTTGGTCAGAAGAATCCATACTTGGAAGGATCTCTGGAGATAAATAACCTTACCGTAGCCAGCACTGTCACTAATGTGTAACCATAGTCACCGGAAAATACTTAAGCAATGGCATCCCAAAGTATACTTCTTCTTTGGCCAATACATGCACATGTAGAAATTTAGAGAATGGAAAACAACAAATGGTTACGAAAAAAATAAGAATATTAAAAAATTTATTGATTAAGCATTTATTAAAAAAATGAGAAATAAAAGATTTGTTTTCTTTGTTAAAGTTGAAGAAACCAAAGACATTGATAAAACTCATATTGTACTAAGCTAGCCAAAGATCATAGTGATTAGCATTATCATATATAAATCTAAAAAGCAATTCCCCAAACCAGAATTTCCACCGCCGACCAAAAGAAAATTTTACCTTTAAAGTCACGTCCAAACCATACTGACTCGAATTCACAATTTCACCGGTGAAAGTATCAAACCCTTTGATCGCCAGAAGATACATATATGTCTTCTCTTCCATTACAACCACCAGAAACTCCAACCAGTACCACAAACTCGGAGGTTGTACTGGTTGGAGTTTGTGGTAGTTCCGACTGGAGAGAACGGAGAAGGGTATTTTCTGGCGGTGAAAATGCTTGATGATTTTACTGGTGAGATTGTATATTCAAGTCAGTACAGGTCTGGATGTAACTTTAAAGGTAAAAATGTTCTTGTGGTCGGAGAAGAAAATTTTAGTATATATATTAGTTTTGCTCTTAATAACGTGGATGCTAAAACGGCTGTTACTACAAGAAGAGATGTGTTTTTGACAGAATTCTCGAGGAAATAGATATTAGAACTCCTTAAATAACTTAATTAATGTTGCTTTGTCTTTTAATTATTAACTTATGAATGCATGAACGTAAAAACTGCATACTTCTATTACATGTTAAATTGTGGTTCAGCTAGCTTAGTACAAAAAGAGTCTTATCAATGTCTTTGGTTTCTTCAACTTTAACAAAGAAAACAAATTATTATTTCTCAATTTTTTTAATAAATCCTTAACCATTAAATTTTTAATATTCTTAATTTTTTCGTTACCATATGTCGTTTTATTCAATCCATTCTCCAAATTTGTACAAGTGCATGTATTGGCCAAAGATGAAGTATACTTGGGGATGTCATTTCTTAAGTATTTTCCGATGACTATTGTTGACGGATTGGTGATTTTGATGGTGAGGAAATGTTATTTTATTTATGTATGGAGATCCCTCCAAGTAGGGCTGGATAAAAAAACTGAACCCGAAGAACCGAACCAAATCCGATCTGAAAAGTAGTAACGAACCCGATTCAAAACTGGTTAAATATCCAAACGGGTTCAAATTTTGGTATATAGAGAACCGAAACTGAACCCGATCTGAACTGAAATATTTTGGGCATCCAAATATATCCGAATCAGATTTATATATTTAAATATATTAATTAATTTTAGAATTTCCACCTTCAACTACAAGAACAATTTTACCTTTAAAGTCACGTACAGACTTACCGAATCGAATGCACATTTTCACCGGTGAAAGTATCAAGTCTAGAAGATACCAATCTCTTTTCTTTTCAGTTGTAACCACCAGAAACTCCAACAAGTACCAAAAACTCCGGAGGTTGTACTGGTCGTAGTTGTGGTGGTTGCGACTGAGGAGAACGGAGAAAAGTATATTCCAGCGGTGATGTGGGTTCATACTTTCTCCGGTGAGATTGTGCATTTGAGTTAGTACAAGTCTTGATGTTACTTTAAAGGTCAAAATTTTCTTGTGGTCGGATGTGGAAATTTTGGTATGGAGATTAGTTTTGCTCTTAATAACTTGGATACTAATACGACCGTTACTACAAGAAAATATGTCATTTTCGGCGGAATCCTCGAGGGAATAGATATTAGAACTCCTTAATTAATGTTTATTTTGTCTTTTAATTATTAATTTATGAATGCATGAATGTTAAAGCTGCACACTTCTACTGCACATCAAATTGTGGTTTAGATTTTCTCAGTGTGAAACAATTACTAATATGCGTCTCAACAATCTTATACTATAAAGAAGAACTTTATTCTCTTCTTAAAGCGCCACGTCATCAGTTAGAGAAAGGAGAATGCGACACCTATCTAGGAATCAAAGTTCTGTGTCTCATTTAATCTTATTGGGCCTTTCGTTTTAAAACCCACATTTGCTGCTTGGACTAACATGTTTCTTTCTCCTACCCGCCTTTATTGACCTTGCACAGTCCGCTGCTAACTCCAACCTGAATTCCACCGCCTCCAGAAATACGCTGTAACATTTGAGATCAAAATTCAACCGACGTAATTATGATTACCATTAACGCCACTTAAAACATACCTTCCACTATGTTTCATTCAATTCTACTCTCTCTTCCCCAATTTTACTCAAATCTAATCCTATAAATAGCAATGTCTTCCTTTGCTGCTTTTCATCACCCCCACCTCTTTTCTAATTCTTAATCCTCGGTCTTTTGAGGCCACGTACGGAATGCGAGATTCAACACTTCGTCTACTGTCAAACCCACAATCATCGTCACTCTTTGCTCTGATAGCCATGTTAGTGACGCCTTTCTTTGCTCAATGCCCTTAAATTTCATCTAGAAATTCTTAAGCGGC includes:
- the LOC106300908 gene encoding endoglucanase 5; the protein is MSKFGGSLLGVSLLLTVLLAAATTAAEYYNYGSALDKTFLFFEAQRSGKLPATLRVKWRGHSGLKDGLAQGVSLEGGYYDAGDHVKFGLPMAFSVTMLSWAAVDNRKELSGLNQMQQTLWSIRWVTDYFIKAHPQPNVLWGQVGDGQSDHYCWQRAEDMTTSRTAYKLDQYHPGSDLAGETAAAFAAPSLAFKPYNSSYSTILLSHAKELFSFADKYRGLYTDSIPNAKAFYMSSGYSDELLWAVAWLHRATGDQYYLKYTIDNAGYMGGTGWGMKEFSWDNKYAGVQVLLSKVLLEGKGGPYTSTLKQYQMKADYFACACLKKNGGYNIQTTPGGLMYVREWNNLQYSSAAAFLLAVYSDHLSAANAKLNCPDGSVQPQALLDFARSQADYILGKNRQGMSYLVGYGPKYPIRVHHRGASVPSIFVQRSSVSCVQGFDSWYRRSQADPNVIYGALVGGPDQNDNYSDDRTNYEQSEPTLSGTAPLVGLFAKLSVGSYGGGYSKPYQTTKQQATSYKATPTTYTPKQSGAPIEFLHSITANWMAGNTRYYRHKVIIKNSSQKQISDLKLKIEDLSGPIWGLIPTGQKNTYQLPRWQKILRAEQTHDFVYVQGGPQAKVSVLSYY